The following are from one region of the Longimicrobiales bacterium genome:
- a CDS encoding serine hydrolase, translating to MGDTSLESWVDETSTTALLVQVAGETVIEIDRPTNAPGWIGFDGAPNLGEPEGGTGLPFEPLPDGRMRHDIASGQKSVIAVLVAIGAERGLLRLDDPVSKHLGRGWSQATPDEEVAITVWHLLTMTSGLGDDMSYAAPPGTRWWYSLGPTWHQLKPLLEAASGRTLQDLTDDWLAGPLRMEDSTWIERAGMTYLDGRPIEALLTSARDLARLGNMVLNKGAVAGRRVLGAESLTELLTPSQDLNRAYGLLWWLNGQRPILRPLVEDPVDSVLIPNAPADTVAALGAMGQFCLVTRSHQAVVVRLGSAPRGDLTGGDVTSEIWQLLNQTLFRRL from the coding sequence ATGGGTGATACGTCGCTGGAGTCTTGGGTTGATGAGACATCGACAACGGCGTTGCTCGTCCAGGTCGCAGGCGAGACCGTCATCGAGATCGACAGGCCGACCAATGCCCCGGGCTGGATCGGTTTCGACGGTGCACCGAACCTCGGCGAGCCGGAAGGCGGGACGGGTCTTCCGTTTGAACCGCTGCCAGATGGCCGAATGCGGCACGACATCGCCTCCGGTCAGAAAAGCGTCATTGCCGTTCTCGTCGCGATCGGCGCCGAACGGGGCCTGCTGCGACTCGACGATCCTGTCTCTAAGCACCTCGGTCGAGGGTGGAGCCAGGCGACCCCCGACGAAGAGGTCGCCATCACTGTTTGGCATCTCCTTACGATGACGTCGGGACTGGGTGATGACATGTCGTATGCCGCCCCGCCGGGGACGCGCTGGTGGTACAGCCTCGGTCCTACGTGGCACCAACTCAAACCGCTCCTTGAAGCCGCATCGGGACGGACGCTCCAAGATCTGACCGACGACTGGTTGGCCGGGCCGCTGCGGATGGAGGATTCGACCTGGATCGAACGGGCGGGAATGACATACCTCGACGGCAGACCAATCGAGGCTCTGCTCACCTCAGCTCGCGACCTGGCCCGACTCGGGAACATGGTGCTGAACAAGGGGGCCGTGGCTGGCCGTCGGGTGCTCGGAGCAGAGTCGCTGACCGAACTCCTGACGCCATCTCAGGACCTGAACCGTGCCTACGGCCTGCTCTGGTGGTTGAACGGCCAGCGGCCCATTCTCCGACCCTTGGTGGAAGACCCTGTCGACAGTGTCCTGATCCCCAACGCACCCGCCGACACAGTTGCCGCCCTCGGTGCGATGGGCCAGTTCTGCCTTGTAACTCGAAGTCACCAAGCAGTCGTGGTCCGTCTCGGCTCGGCACCGAGAGGTGACTTGACGGGCGGCGATGTCACTTCCGAGATCTGGCAGCTCCTCAACCAGACCCTGTTCCGCAGGCTGTGA